The following proteins are co-located in the Paludibaculum fermentans genome:
- a CDS encoding MFS transporter, which produces MPPSPFQSANGILVLLIVSIAINYVDRGALSVAAPLVSSELKLTTSQMGLLFSAFFWSYASCQVVGGWLVDRYPVRWVYAGGFLVWSLATAAVGLVGSLPALLATRFLLGAGESVAYPACSKFLAREFPEARRGFANAAIDAGTKIGPALSILIGGLVVGRFGWRSLFVMVGLGSLLWLIPWFALTGRDSGIQPDTTAPGPGWLQMLRKRQMWGTSLGMFSLGYAWYFLLSWLPSYLVRERGLSTSDMSFLGSIPFWGMAIAALLGGWSSDSWIRAGGNPSRVRRLYIGGGLLLCGAALLPAALVHNSTVSVALVTLACLCLGLFTSNVWAATQTLAGPEAAGKWTAIQNTIGNLGGVVSPLVTGWIVDATGSFLIAFAVASGILFAGAALYLAMVTSVQPVAWREAPLSGRAATASRP; this is translated from the coding sequence ATGCCCCCTTCCCCATTCCAATCCGCGAACGGCATTCTTGTCCTCCTCATCGTCTCTATTGCGATCAATTATGTCGATCGAGGCGCGCTTTCAGTGGCCGCGCCTTTGGTCTCCAGCGAGCTGAAGCTGACCACCTCCCAGATGGGCCTGCTGTTCTCGGCCTTCTTCTGGAGCTACGCCAGTTGCCAGGTGGTTGGTGGCTGGCTGGTCGATCGCTATCCGGTCCGCTGGGTGTACGCCGGCGGATTTCTCGTCTGGTCGCTGGCCACTGCGGCCGTTGGCCTGGTGGGCAGCCTGCCCGCCCTGCTGGCGACGCGCTTCCTGCTCGGAGCCGGTGAGAGCGTCGCCTATCCGGCTTGCTCCAAGTTCCTGGCTCGTGAATTCCCAGAAGCGCGCCGCGGCTTCGCCAATGCCGCCATTGACGCGGGTACAAAGATTGGGCCCGCGCTCAGCATTCTGATTGGCGGGCTGGTGGTGGGCCGGTTCGGATGGCGTTCCCTCTTCGTGATGGTGGGCCTGGGCAGCCTGTTGTGGCTGATTCCCTGGTTCGCATTGACCGGCCGCGATAGCGGGATCCAACCAGACACCACTGCGCCTGGCCCCGGATGGCTGCAAATGCTGCGGAAGCGCCAGATGTGGGGCACATCGCTGGGTATGTTCTCGCTCGGCTACGCCTGGTACTTCCTCCTCTCCTGGCTGCCCAGCTACCTGGTGCGGGAGCGGGGCCTCTCCACATCCGACATGTCCTTCCTCGGCTCCATCCCGTTCTGGGGCATGGCCATCGCCGCGCTGTTGGGCGGCTGGAGCTCCGACTCCTGGATCCGCGCGGGCGGCAACCCAAGCCGTGTGCGCCGGCTTTACATCGGAGGTGGCCTGTTGCTTTGCGGAGCGGCCTTGTTGCCGGCAGCCCTGGTCCACAACTCCACCGTCAGCGTTGCGCTGGTCACGCTCGCCTGTCTCTGCCTTGGCCTGTTCACCTCCAATGTCTGGGCCGCCACGCAGACTCTCGCCGGACCCGAGGCGGCCGGCAAATGGACCGCCATCCAGAACACCATTGGCAACCTGGGCGGCGTGGTCTCGCCGTTGGTCACAGGCTGGATCGTCGATGCCACGGGGTCGTTCCTGATCGCATTCGCTGTTGCATCCGGGATCCTGTTTGCCGGCGCCGCGCTTTATCTGGCCATGGTGACATCGGTACAGCCGGTGGCCTGGCGGGAAGCACCTCTGAGCGGGAGAGCCGCTACCGCAAGCCGGCCTTAA
- a CDS encoding TonB-dependent receptor, giving the protein MQHLPKLLLKRTQLFLLVTLLSVLATAQVITSSLNGFVTDASGAAVPGAQVTIRETQTGFTRTQETNTQGQYTFTGIPAGIYDISVERSGFQVSTRSAQQLTQQLDLRADFQLQIGNSQQSIAVAATTPLLQTENASLAVTVASKQLVELPALGRSYISTLILSPGVSPILGGNIGSVVFGQSQTGGAVFKPISANISGGPPEFTGFVEDGFDVRDPIYGGALYQPSVEALQSYRIVRGYDSAQFGGSPSVVYTSSKAGTNELHGSLFWFLQNKVTNARTNGALAVPPLVYNQAGATLGGPVVIPGLYNGKNRTFFFFSAQVTRQRSGSNQQAIVPTEAQWAGDFSQYPQTIYNPFDVDTTNNTRRAFAGNRIPASLLSPFAQGYKKYVPLPNLGAVAFGQPNLSVFGSQRNDDTQYLTRVDQSLGTSGRLFFKYFWDNVGAYSYGLSTFAGFAQPLKGQTASVEYTQPIGGRIVNQLRVGFFRSETNYGAVPTTQDIAGSELGLKNISRNSAFFGLPNVGVTGVSVPGTAIFNLNRATTRLGVNENISFFTGRHTIDLGFTIQPSQYPQNNGIYPRGSLSYDGGFTRQAPGGAGGAGIADFVLGAFASAAGNPTGFAPILNTTYYGWFAQDQIKMSRRLTMTFGLRWDYWTPPVERYNRMVAFDQNQGKLVFVLKNPLNFQQDYSTLSGDLPRGVFKNWKKTNFSPRVSLAYLLTPKTTIRAAYGIYYTQGMANFQLFSSLGFGGPPFTNNTNVVNDPSLLTPTRLDTQIFPAPPIGEITPGTLFVTQDSYAPQSFVHQATFSVEHQLGERWLLSAGYNAFLGRHLMAPYNVNQAALYDPANPKSLEARRPYPFFSDILLQGNSANSSYNGAYLHVRRTMSKGLDLTASYTYSKSLDLFSSNSGGWDNQDARNTQLDRGRSDYDQTHAFTTGIVYELPFGKGKSFAQGGVGAAVLGDWQLSTIIQHRSGLPLSLSMPTSWPNVAATFTKARPNRICDGRLSDGTMDRYFDTNCFVAPPANQFGNAGRNVLTAPPTQSYDVSLARSFHLERVRLDFRAESYSVFNIQNWNTPNTSLVSPNYGKIFGKNNPRRFQFGLRAEF; this is encoded by the coding sequence GTGCAACACCTTCCAAAGCTTCTCCTCAAACGAACCCAGCTGTTTCTGCTGGTCACTCTCCTCTCAGTCCTGGCTACCGCGCAGGTCATCACCAGTTCGCTGAATGGATTCGTCACAGATGCCTCCGGCGCGGCGGTACCTGGGGCACAAGTCACAATCAGGGAAACGCAGACGGGTTTCACCCGAACGCAAGAGACGAACACCCAGGGGCAATACACCTTCACCGGAATCCCCGCCGGTATTTATGACATCTCAGTGGAGCGCTCGGGGTTTCAGGTCTCCACACGCTCCGCCCAGCAGTTGACGCAGCAGTTGGACCTGCGCGCCGACTTCCAGCTCCAGATCGGCAATTCGCAGCAGAGCATTGCCGTAGCTGCCACTACGCCGTTGTTGCAGACAGAGAACGCGTCGCTGGCGGTGACCGTGGCTTCAAAGCAACTGGTGGAACTGCCGGCGCTGGGCCGCAGCTACATCTCGACGCTGATCCTGTCGCCGGGCGTATCGCCCATTCTGGGCGGCAACATCGGCAGCGTGGTCTTTGGCCAGTCGCAGACCGGCGGCGCCGTATTCAAGCCGATCAGCGCAAACATCTCAGGTGGTCCGCCGGAGTTCACGGGTTTCGTGGAAGACGGCTTCGACGTACGGGATCCGATTTACGGAGGTGCGTTGTACCAGCCGTCTGTCGAGGCGCTGCAGAGCTACCGCATTGTGCGCGGCTACGACTCAGCGCAGTTCGGCGGTTCTCCTTCCGTGGTGTATACGAGTTCCAAAGCCGGGACGAACGAGTTGCACGGCTCGCTGTTCTGGTTCCTGCAGAACAAGGTAACGAATGCCCGCACCAACGGAGCCCTGGCCGTACCGCCGCTGGTGTACAACCAGGCTGGCGCGACGCTTGGCGGCCCAGTGGTGATCCCGGGGCTTTACAACGGCAAGAACCGGACGTTCTTCTTCTTTTCCGCCCAGGTGACACGCCAGCGCTCGGGCAGCAATCAACAGGCGATCGTCCCCACGGAAGCTCAATGGGCGGGCGACTTTTCGCAATACCCGCAAACCATCTACAATCCATTCGACGTGGACACCACCAACAACACCCGCAGGGCGTTTGCCGGGAATCGAATTCCGGCCAGTCTGCTGAGCCCGTTCGCGCAGGGCTACAAGAAATATGTTCCGCTGCCGAATCTGGGCGCAGTGGCGTTCGGGCAACCGAATCTTTCGGTATTCGGATCGCAGCGCAATGACGATACACAGTATCTGACGAGAGTCGACCAGTCGCTGGGCACCAGCGGACGGCTGTTCTTCAAGTACTTCTGGGACAACGTGGGCGCCTACTCCTACGGGCTTTCGACGTTCGCGGGCTTCGCACAGCCACTGAAGGGGCAGACCGCTTCGGTGGAGTACACGCAGCCGATCGGCGGACGGATCGTGAACCAATTGCGTGTCGGGTTCTTTCGCTCAGAGACGAATTACGGTGCGGTACCGACAACGCAGGACATCGCCGGCAGCGAGTTGGGCCTGAAGAACATCAGCCGCAATTCGGCCTTCTTCGGGTTGCCCAATGTGGGCGTGACCGGAGTGAGCGTACCGGGCACGGCGATCTTCAATCTGAACCGGGCGACAACCCGGCTCGGCGTGAATGAGAATATCTCGTTCTTCACCGGAAGGCACACCATTGACTTGGGCTTTACCATCCAGCCTTCGCAGTATCCACAGAACAACGGCATCTATCCGCGCGGCAGCCTGAGCTACGACGGCGGCTTCACGCGGCAAGCGCCGGGTGGGGCAGGCGGAGCTGGGATCGCCGACTTCGTGCTGGGCGCCTTTGCCTCGGCGGCCGGGAATCCGACAGGCTTTGCGCCGATCCTGAATACGACCTACTATGGCTGGTTCGCCCAGGACCAGATTAAGATGTCGCGCCGCCTGACGATGACGTTCGGCCTGCGCTGGGATTACTGGACGCCGCCGGTGGAGCGCTACAACCGCATGGTGGCCTTCGATCAGAATCAGGGCAAACTGGTCTTCGTGCTGAAGAATCCGTTGAACTTCCAGCAGGACTACAGCACGCTCAGCGGCGACCTGCCGCGTGGCGTCTTCAAGAACTGGAAGAAGACGAACTTCTCACCGCGCGTCAGCCTCGCCTACCTGCTGACCCCTAAAACGACGATTCGTGCCGCCTACGGCATCTACTACACGCAGGGCATGGCGAACTTCCAGCTGTTCTCGTCGCTGGGTTTCGGCGGCCCGCCGTTCACGAATAACACGAACGTGGTGAATGACCCCTCGCTGTTGACGCCGACAAGACTCGACACGCAGATCTTCCCGGCTCCGCCGATTGGCGAGATCACTCCGGGCACATTGTTCGTGACCCAGGATTCCTACGCGCCGCAGTCATTCGTCCACCAGGCGACTTTCTCAGTGGAGCATCAACTGGGCGAGCGCTGGCTGCTGAGCGCGGGCTACAACGCCTTCCTGGGCCGCCACCTGATGGCGCCCTACAACGTAAATCAAGCCGCGCTGTATGACCCCGCGAATCCGAAGTCACTGGAAGCACGCCGTCCGTATCCGTTCTTCAGCGACATCCTGCTGCAGGGTAACAGCGCAAACTCCTCGTACAACGGAGCCTACCTGCACGTGCGCCGCACCATGTCGAAGGGCCTGGACCTGACGGCGAGCTACACCTACAGCAAGAGCCTGGACCTCTTCTCGTCGAACAGCGGCGGGTGGGACAACCAGGATGCCCGCAACACGCAACTGGATCGGGGCCGGTCCGACTACGACCAGACGCACGCGTTCACGACGGGCATTGTGTATGAACTGCCGTTCGGCAAGGGCAAATCCTTTGCCCAGGGCGGTGTGGGCGCGGCGGTCCTGGGCGACTGGCAGCTGTCGACGATCATCCAGCATCGCTCCGGGTTGCCGCTCTCCCTATCGATGCCGACGTCGTGGCCCAACGTGGCGGCGACCTTCACCAAGGCTCGTCCGAATCGGATTTGCGACGGCCGGTTGAGCGACGGGACCATGGATCGCTACTTTGATACGAACTGCTTCGTGGCTCCTCCCGCGAACCAGTTCGGCAATGCGGGCAGGAACGTTCTGACGGCCCCGCCGACCCAGTCCTACGATGTGTCGCTGGCGCGGTCGTTCCACCTGGAGCGGGTGCGGCTCGACTTCCGGGCCGAGTCGTATAGCGTGTTCAACATCCAGAACTGGAATACGCCGAACACGTCGCTGGTGAGTCCGAACTACGGCAAGATCTTCGGCAAGAATAATCCGCGGCGCTTCCAGTTTGGTCTGCGAGCGGAGTTCTAG
- a CDS encoding L-rhamnose/proton symporter RhaT: MTGWLLVLAAGLCQGGFMAPMKLMRGWKWENGWLVFACTAYLVCPWLFVAMTAPNVWQVYQAAGQSRISLVMAMGLLWGLGALTFGLGVDALGLSIGFAVILGVAATSGTLVPLLILNESPPRSDVLVLTLISLAVMLGGVAVCSLAGSWRESVEGKPKYAWGVMLCILSGLLSSCGNIGLVLGKPIIDLAVASGVLPDFAPNVVWSLLTISLFLCNAGYTGVKLFRERSAALFTTTGAARNVLLGISMGVLWMLGFVFYGAGTRQLGSMGPSFGWSVLMGSMVMTANVLGIATGEWKGAPASALRRLWIGVGLLCLAILGLGLSNRMAA; encoded by the coding sequence ATGACCGGCTGGCTGCTCGTGCTCGCAGCAGGGCTCTGCCAGGGCGGCTTCATGGCGCCCATGAAGCTGATGCGTGGCTGGAAGTGGGAGAACGGGTGGCTCGTCTTTGCGTGCACCGCCTACCTCGTCTGCCCGTGGCTGTTTGTGGCCATGACCGCACCCAACGTGTGGCAGGTCTATCAGGCGGCCGGGCAGTCACGAATCAGTCTTGTCATGGCCATGGGGCTCTTGTGGGGGCTGGGTGCACTGACCTTCGGGCTCGGCGTCGATGCGCTGGGCTTATCCATCGGCTTTGCCGTCATTCTCGGGGTAGCGGCGACCAGCGGGACCCTGGTGCCACTGTTGATCCTGAATGAATCTCCACCACGGTCCGATGTGCTGGTGCTGACACTGATTTCGCTGGCTGTCATGCTGGGCGGCGTAGCCGTCTGCTCGCTGGCGGGCAGTTGGCGCGAGTCCGTGGAAGGCAAGCCGAAGTATGCGTGGGGGGTGATGCTGTGCATCCTTTCCGGGCTTCTCTCCTCCTGCGGCAATATCGGGTTGGTGCTTGGGAAGCCCATCATTGATCTCGCGGTGGCCTCGGGTGTCTTGCCCGATTTCGCACCGAATGTTGTGTGGTCGCTGCTGACGATCTCCCTCTTCCTGTGCAATGCCGGCTACACCGGCGTCAAGCTTTTCCGGGAGCGGAGCGCGGCGTTGTTCACCACGACGGGCGCCGCCCGGAACGTGCTGCTCGGAATCTCCATGGGCGTGTTGTGGATGCTGGGTTTTGTTTTCTACGGGGCAGGAACCCGGCAGTTGGGCAGCATGGGGCCATCCTTCGGCTGGTCCGTCCTCATGGGTTCGATGGTGATGACAGCCAACGTCCTTGGGATCGCAACCGGCGAGTGGAAGGGAGCGCCGGCCTCTGCGTTGCGGCGCTTGTGGATCGGGGTTGGACTGCTGTGCCTGGCGATTCTGGGCCTCGGGCTGTCGAACAGGATGGCGGCATGA
- a CDS encoding amidohydrolase family protein translates to MSEGYLGILRALPPRSNMIDSHVHVWTDDCDRYPRVWPGSEFSPLHFPPEDYFRHSLPNGVARAVLVQMSFYGFDNSYMLDCLRTHAGSFAGIGVVDCSSVDVAAAMQELARHGVRGFRIHAESSPEAWLAAPGMQSMWKCAAEDQLAVCALVNPDALAALDQMCRQYPETPVVIDHLGRIGVDGQIRESDVQQLCALAKHDKVHVKVSAFYALGQRQPPYGDLLPFIRRVFDAFGPRRLMWGSDCPFQIQDGHTYADSLALLQEGLPFLSSDDKSWMLGKTAEALFF, encoded by the coding sequence ATGAGCGAGGGGTACCTGGGTATACTAAGGGCTCTTCCCCCAAGAAGCAATATGATCGACTCGCATGTTCACGTGTGGACCGATGATTGTGATCGATACCCACGTGTTTGGCCCGGTTCTGAGTTCTCTCCGCTTCACTTCCCGCCTGAAGACTATTTCCGCCACTCCCTTCCAAACGGGGTTGCGCGCGCCGTACTCGTCCAGATGAGCTTCTACGGATTTGACAACTCGTACATGCTCGACTGCCTGCGGACCCATGCGGGCAGCTTCGCAGGAATCGGGGTGGTGGACTGTAGCTCCGTTGACGTTGCCGCAGCCATGCAGGAACTCGCCAGGCATGGCGTACGCGGCTTCCGCATCCACGCCGAGTCCTCACCCGAAGCGTGGCTGGCTGCTCCGGGCATGCAGTCTATGTGGAAGTGCGCCGCCGAGGACCAGTTGGCGGTCTGCGCGCTGGTGAACCCGGATGCCCTCGCCGCACTGGACCAGATGTGCCGGCAGTATCCCGAGACGCCGGTTGTCATCGATCATCTGGGGCGGATCGGAGTGGATGGACAGATCCGGGAGAGCGACGTGCAGCAGCTCTGCGCGCTCGCGAAGCATGACAAGGTCCATGTGAAGGTATCGGCCTTCTACGCACTGGGTCAACGGCAGCCGCCCTATGGTGATCTCCTGCCATTCATTCGAAGGGTCTTCGACGCCTTCGGGCCGCGACGCCTGATGTGGGGCAGCGACTGCCCCTTTCAAATCCAGGACGGCCACACCTACGCGGACTCGCTCGCTCTGCTGCAAGAGGGCTTGCCGTTCCTGAGCAGTGACGACAAGTCCTGGATGCTGGGGAAGACGGCCGAGGCATTGTTCTTCTGA
- a CDS encoding LysR family transcriptional regulator gives MEMLVHLLEAGSYVAAGERLHVAHSAVHRQIRLLEEELGQRLVYRDGGAIHPTAAGKDVVEVARRVLKDISNLSHRLAGEKALRTGHILLGTGTTMFLYFLPKVLSIFREQFPLVNVQILTGSATEILAGIRESTIDLGIVFSDVPDEPATGGVQFEPLYTEEFVLIVPPGHPLESVRAPGVAQLNGIPLISLSRTSRIRHMIETRLEAARVSMRVVMELENEEAIEKMVGIGVGTGFISRRRAEVGGLRYLRLKDLKLLAYTCAAYSTRIPIGPAAQAFLAMCLEQARLPMPQAAPALRSTKPARTRTRPAAR, from the coding sequence ATGGAAATGCTCGTGCACCTGCTGGAAGCCGGCAGTTATGTGGCCGCCGGAGAGCGCCTCCATGTCGCCCATTCCGCCGTGCATCGCCAGATCCGGCTCCTCGAGGAGGAACTGGGCCAGCGCCTGGTCTACCGCGACGGCGGAGCTATCCACCCCACCGCGGCCGGCAAGGACGTTGTCGAGGTCGCGCGCCGCGTCCTGAAGGACATCAGCAATCTCTCCCACCGCCTCGCGGGCGAGAAGGCCCTGCGCACCGGCCATATCCTTCTGGGCACCGGAACAACAATGTTTCTCTACTTCCTGCCCAAAGTGCTTTCGATTTTCCGGGAGCAGTTTCCCCTGGTCAATGTCCAGATCCTCACCGGCTCGGCAACGGAAATCCTGGCGGGTATCCGCGAATCCACCATCGACCTCGGCATTGTCTTCTCCGACGTGCCGGACGAGCCCGCCACCGGCGGCGTTCAGTTTGAACCTCTCTACACGGAGGAGTTCGTCCTCATCGTCCCGCCCGGACATCCTCTCGAGTCGGTGCGCGCGCCAGGTGTGGCCCAACTGAATGGAATCCCGCTCATCTCGCTGTCCCGCACCAGCCGCATCCGCCACATGATCGAGACCCGGCTCGAGGCCGCTCGCGTCTCCATGCGGGTGGTCATGGAGTTGGAGAACGAAGAGGCCATTGAGAAGATGGTGGGCATCGGAGTCGGCACGGGCTTCATCAGCCGGCGGCGCGCCGAAGTCGGCGGGCTGCGCTATCTCCGGCTGAAGGATCTCAAGCTGCTCGCCTACACCTGCGCGGCCTACTCCACCCGAATCCCCATCGGTCCAGCAGCCCAGGCTTTCCTCGCCATGTGCCTGGAGCAGGCCCGGTTGCCCATGCCGCAGGCGGCTCCCGCCTTGAGGTCGACCAAACCGGCCCGTACCCGGACGCGGCCTGCCGCCAGATAA
- a CDS encoding M20 family metallopeptidase — MRPQSVITTLQELIRINSVNPAYASGQPEGRIQAWIHDFFAAAGIQAELVEVFPERPNLLATLPGRDRSRRLMLEAHVDTAGVENMVSPPFEPSILQGLVYGRGACDTKGGLAAMMHALVELHAEGYVPSVDVVLAATMDEEATYRGAAYLCEHFTAEAAIVAEPTELRLVVASKGCLRWRVAIGGRAAHSSTPHLGINAISRMARLIVVMEEGDASLRMVKHPLVGEPTLNVGLIRGGAQVNIVPEQCQVEIDRRLVPGEEPPAIQRQYEKLSETLRTQFPDMQITHTTLLEDWPMETSPDSHIVRTAQQALERLGLPAEPAGVPFGSDASKFTRAGIPSIVMGPGSIDQAHTAAEYVAMDQVVQAVKVYKEIIRGF; from the coding sequence ATGAGACCACAATCCGTCATTACTACTCTCCAGGAGTTGATCCGCATCAACAGCGTGAATCCGGCATACGCCTCGGGCCAACCCGAGGGCCGCATTCAGGCCTGGATTCATGATTTCTTCGCCGCCGCCGGCATTCAGGCGGAACTGGTGGAGGTCTTCCCTGAGCGTCCGAATCTGCTGGCAACGCTTCCAGGCCGCGATCGTTCGCGCCGGCTGATGCTGGAGGCGCATGTCGACACGGCCGGGGTGGAGAACATGGTGTCGCCTCCCTTTGAGCCATCCATTCTGCAGGGCCTCGTCTATGGCCGCGGCGCATGCGACACCAAGGGTGGCCTGGCGGCCATGATGCACGCGCTGGTGGAACTGCACGCGGAAGGTTATGTTCCTTCCGTTGATGTCGTCCTGGCGGCAACGATGGACGAGGAGGCAACATACCGGGGCGCAGCTTACCTGTGCGAGCACTTCACGGCGGAAGCGGCCATCGTCGCGGAGCCGACGGAATTGCGCCTGGTGGTGGCGAGCAAGGGTTGCCTGCGTTGGCGGGTAGCGATCGGCGGCCGCGCCGCGCATAGCTCCACACCGCACCTGGGTATCAACGCCATCTCTCGCATGGCTCGCCTGATCGTGGTGATGGAAGAAGGGGACGCGTCTCTGCGGATGGTGAAGCATCCCCTGGTTGGTGAGCCGACCCTCAACGTGGGCCTCATCCGCGGCGGAGCGCAGGTCAATATCGTTCCGGAGCAGTGCCAGGTCGAGATCGACCGCCGCCTGGTGCCCGGCGAAGAGCCGCCGGCGATCCAGCGCCAGTATGAAAAACTGTCGGAGACCCTGCGCACGCAGTTCCCTGACATGCAGATCACGCACACGACTCTGCTGGAGGATTGGCCCATGGAGACTTCGCCGGACAGCCATATCGTGCGGACCGCCCAACAGGCGCTGGAGCGGCTGGGCCTGCCTGCCGAGCCTGCCGGTGTGCCTTTTGGGAGTGACGCGAGCAAGTTCACGCGCGCGGGCATCCCGAGTATTGTCATGGGTCCTGGCTCCATCGATCAGGCACACACGGCGGCCGAGTATGTTGCCATGGATCAGGTGGTACAGGCCGTGAAAGTCTACAAGGAAATCATCCGCGGATTCTGA
- a CDS encoding Gfo/Idh/MocA family protein codes for MKEFRTGLVGCGLFGESHLSALQAVPGVAVAAVFDLDVARASSLAAKYQIPMVARSLEELLAAGVDVVHVATPEHCHRGPVIAALQAGKDVLVEKPFATSLEDCAAMTEAAQSSGRALMVGHLLRFDPRYAVLREETAAGRIGRIVAMSAKRGRMRGGFHMYERTHPALCNCVHDIDILLSLDRSPVVRVRGFERKIHSTLNPDWVMGILEFASGAIGRVETNWLLPDAAGVGLDDGLQITGELGSMSLSMQPAGLSVWSEQGYSAPDAGYETRMYGAAHGALLNELLYFYRCLASGQAISAITLQEATNTMRTALALVESARSGRDVELQSWSPVR; via the coding sequence ATGAAGGAATTTCGAACGGGGCTGGTGGGCTGCGGCCTTTTCGGGGAGAGCCATCTCTCCGCCCTGCAGGCGGTGCCAGGTGTGGCCGTGGCTGCGGTGTTCGACCTGGACGTTGCGCGCGCGTCGTCGCTGGCAGCGAAGTACCAGATTCCGATGGTGGCGCGGAGCCTTGAGGAGTTGCTGGCGGCCGGCGTGGACGTGGTCCATGTCGCGACTCCGGAGCATTGCCACCGAGGGCCTGTCATTGCCGCCTTGCAGGCGGGTAAAGACGTGCTGGTCGAAAAGCCGTTCGCCACTTCGTTGGAAGACTGCGCGGCCATGACCGAGGCGGCGCAATCGTCGGGCCGTGCGCTGATGGTCGGCCACCTGCTGCGCTTCGACCCCCGTTACGCCGTGCTGCGGGAGGAAACCGCGGCCGGGCGGATCGGCCGGATTGTCGCCATGAGCGCCAAACGCGGCCGCATGCGGGGTGGCTTCCATATGTACGAGCGTACGCATCCCGCGCTCTGCAATTGTGTCCACGACATCGACATTCTGCTGAGCCTCGACCGGTCGCCTGTGGTGCGCGTGCGTGGCTTCGAACGCAAGATTCATTCCACCCTGAATCCCGACTGGGTGATGGGCATCCTTGAGTTCGCCAGCGGTGCGATTGGCCGGGTGGAGACCAACTGGCTCTTGCCGGACGCCGCGGGTGTAGGTCTGGACGATGGACTCCAGATCACAGGCGAGTTGGGCAGCATGTCGTTGTCGATGCAGCCTGCCGGACTGAGCGTCTGGTCGGAGCAGGGGTACTCAGCGCCCGATGCGGGCTATGAGACCCGGATGTATGGCGCCGCGCATGGTGCGCTGCTGAACGAACTGCTGTACTTCTACCGCTGCCTCGCAAGCGGGCAGGCGATCTCGGCCATCACGCTGCAGGAAGCGACGAACACCATGCGCACGGCCCTGGCGCTGGTGGAATCCGCACGATCGGGCCGTGATGTTGAACTGCAGAGCTGGAGCCCCGTCCGGTAA
- a CDS encoding aminotransferase class V-fold PLP-dependent enzyme, with protein MSCRELFPRAVIGGYLDTAAEGLPAPGVTEAVAEYLREKGRGTPGRLRHFGIETEARALAADLLGAPVTDTVFLPTASDALNILAASLPWQAGDRVVTTDLEFPSNLLPWLALRERGVDVQVVASHGGALQLEDFTAAIDRRTRLVTVSQVSYKTGAWFPHTEALGDAVHAVGGVLCVDATQALGRCPVPLAGVDFLMASTFKWLLGLHGAAVTYMSPLLRERFALAGVGWYSVDNAMAAVRTGTYDLKSGAACLVAGMPNFAALYAITASLKWLLSLDLAVERKRADLLTRHLRERLAALGLPLLTPEGDDYTSGIVSFEHPEGEQIMRQLGEHGVVVWGGDGRVRASVHYYSDESDLQLLVEALQKVLAR; from the coding sequence ATGAGCTGCCGTGAACTGTTTCCACGTGCCGTGATAGGCGGGTATCTCGATACCGCGGCGGAGGGCTTGCCGGCACCCGGCGTGACGGAAGCCGTCGCAGAGTATCTGCGGGAGAAGGGAAGAGGGACCCCTGGCCGGCTCAGGCATTTCGGAATTGAGACGGAGGCGCGGGCATTGGCGGCGGATCTGTTGGGCGCTCCGGTGACGGACACCGTCTTCCTCCCCACCGCTTCGGATGCATTGAATATCCTGGCTGCGTCACTGCCGTGGCAGGCGGGCGACCGCGTGGTGACGACGGACCTCGAGTTCCCCTCCAACCTTTTGCCGTGGCTCGCGCTGCGGGAGCGCGGCGTCGATGTACAAGTGGTGGCCTCACACGGCGGCGCGTTGCAGCTTGAGGACTTTACCGCCGCCATTGACAGGCGGACCCGGCTGGTGACCGTCAGCCAGGTGAGCTATAAGACCGGCGCGTGGTTTCCCCATACAGAAGCGTTGGGAGACGCTGTCCACGCGGTGGGCGGAGTGTTGTGCGTCGACGCGACACAGGCGCTGGGGCGCTGCCCTGTTCCGCTGGCCGGCGTCGATTTCCTGATGGCCAGCACCTTCAAATGGCTGCTGGGCTTGCACGGCGCGGCCGTGACTTACATGTCCCCCCTGCTTCGTGAGCGGTTCGCCCTGGCGGGTGTCGGCTGGTATTCAGTGGACAATGCCATGGCTGCGGTGCGGACAGGGACGTACGATCTGAAGTCTGGCGCGGCTTGCCTCGTTGCCGGCATGCCCAACTTCGCAGCGCTTTACGCCATCACCGCGTCACTGAAATGGCTGCTCAGCCTGGATCTTGCTGTTGAACGGAAGCGGGCGGACTTACTTACGCGCCATTTGCGCGAGCGCCTTGCGGCCCTGGGCCTGCCGCTGCTGACGCCGGAGGGCGATGATTACACATCGGGCATCGTCTCATTCGAGCATCCGGAGGGTGAACAGATTATGCGGCAGTTGGGCGAACACGGCGTCGTGGTCTGGGGCGGGGACGGGCGCGTGCGAGCGTCCGTTCACTACTACAGCGATGAATCCGACCTTCAACTGCTGGTGGAGGCCCTTCAGAAAGTGTTGGCGCGATGA